Within Trachemys scripta elegans isolate TJP31775 chromosome 12, CAS_Tse_1.0, whole genome shotgun sequence, the genomic segment agtttccccatctgtacaataagAAGAATGATTCTGCCTGTGTCTGTTTGAACTGGACGCTCTCTGGGGAACAGATTGAGGGTCAGTGCATCACCCAGCACGATTGTGGGACCTGGATCTCCGTCGCGGTGCCACTCTAACGCAAATAAGAGCAATGTGTTATGGTGGAAATGGGGAACAATGAGTTAGGGGAGCAACTGACCTGGGGCTGTGGTGGAGGCAGACATCACTGGATGGGTTCTGGCTCTGGGCTGCCAAAGGGGTCAAGCTGGAAGGTCACCATGGTCCCCTTTGGCCCTGAAATCGATGGGTCTGGGTATCTCGGTGCAGAAAAGCTCAGGGGTGTTTCTTACACCTGTAGTAGGGCTGAGAAGTGTTAGCCACATCCTCAGCCAGGCCTGGTGCACACCCGAGAAAAGAAGAacacccccaccccgaccccaATGTGGGTGTAGCTGTGACCTGAagcttcccctctgctcctggcccatCCGGGGTGGGGTTTCTGAGCAGGAGCGTCTGTGCCCCTGTGgttcccagtccctgccccactcccgcATCTGGCCCAAATAACTCCAGGGCTGAGGAAGAGCCTGGATGGCTCTGATGATGCAGATTTTGATCTTGGTCCTGCTACTCATGGCCTTTCTCCTGTCCCCCAGGGCTGAGGCTGGTGagttgttgcttttttcttttggcggggaggggggttgggttcTGTGGGAAGTGGGGCCCTTGCCAGgcaaagggagctgtggggagcagtgAGGGTCTCCACCTGATCCTCCTGGGGTCAAAGGGGTGTAGCAAAACGTGCAGCCTCTCCTGAGTAAGGTTGGGCTTCTCAGAGCAGCCGAGCGGTTGggtggcccagcccccacaggCTCCTTTGGGAGCCCACTGCCAAGCTGTGCCCTAGACAGGGGAGCTGATTGCAGGGCGAAGGCACAGGGCTGGGACCCAAGAAATTTGAGACCAGTTCCCAGCTCAGCCCAGACTCCCTGTGGGGACCTTGGGCCGGTCCCTGGGATTTTCATGGAGTGCTGATGGGAACTAGGCAGGTTTAGGAACAATCTCCCtgggcctccatttccccatctttaCAATGAGAAAAATGTTTCTTCCCGTGTCTGTTTgaacctctgtgaggtagggattGTGGGTCAGTGCagggcctggcacaatgggggcccttGTCTTGGTCTCGTCTCAGGAGTGGAGgtggttcataactctgaacaaaacgttctggttcttcaaaagtttacaactgaacagtgacttCATGACttcatacagttttgaaactttactgtgcaaaataaaaatgctgcttttaaccatcctaattcaaatgaaataaacacagaaacagtttccttaccttggcaaaaaaaaaaaaaaaaaattaaactttccctttattttttttagtaatttacatttaacacaatactgtactggATTtgctagggttttttttattgtgttttttcttttctctctcctgctgcctgaTCAGGTATGTCTGGTTCCAAATTAGGTGTGTGGGTGATCAATtagggtctgggcagcgcccagcacaatgtgGGGGGGGCTGATCTCAGTTCCTGGTCAGTtcctaactctggtgttcataactttaAGGCTATATTGAAACAGCAATTTGTTAAAGGTGGGATTTTCCCACACATTCGCCCACCTAGGTGGAGACTTGTTTGGAGCTGATCACAAAAAGTTGATTATTTTTCCATGAGAAAAAACCCAAAAGTGTTTCTTTTACAGTGAGCAAGAATTGAAAACGTTCACCAAAATATTACCAAAAACCGGGGGGAAAGAATCAGTTTCACCACAATAATTCAGACAGGTTCAAGCGAGGCTTTGTGAGAAAAAAACACCCTTAGTAAAAACCACAGTTTTCCATTGGACCAAATGTTTGGCATATCAGTCTTGGAGCAGCCCTGGCCAGACACTGGGGTCTAATGGAGAAGGAGAAACATCCACAAGGGACCTGTTTGTGCCcttctgggggctgcctggccaAATCTGGGGTGATGGCCCCCAAAGCCGTTAACTCAGAGCAGTGCGATTACTGACCCACTCCTGGTGCCTTTGGCACCGATTGTCCGCACAGCGAGGTCAGAGCTTTAGATTTACCCTCCGGCCCCATGGGGTGtccagtctggggcagagctgagcagggggaagggatcCAGGCACAGGGATCCCCCAGGGAGAGCGTCATCACCAGGGAGAGGGATCCCCCAGGGGGTGGGTTGTGGCTGTGGGGACTCCCCTTCGGGATGAGGAGCTCAGTCCCAGCCCGGCCCAGGGAGACAATGCGGCTTTTTGTATGAAtctgtccccttccccaccaggTGAGATGATCAGGGGCTGGGaaacccagccccactccagacccTACATGGCTTTTCTGAATATACAATGCAGAAACAGGAGGTCTCGCTGTGGAGGGTTCCTGGTGGCGAAGAACTTCGTGCTGACGGCCGCTCACTGCAATGGAGAGTAAGTGCCGCCGTGCTGGGGATGTCGGGGCAGGCAACTGCAAAGCATGGTCCAGATCCAACACTGGAGCTACAGCCATTGACTCCTGCTGGGGTCTGGCTCCATTGCCTAGatcggggcagggaggggctcacaaccccaggacagctctgcagGGATGTGGGCTGGGAGACCTGGGCATAGATCCCTGTTTGCATCTAGCTGAGGAGGGGTCACCAGGGTGCAGGGGAGCTGACACCCAGGGGCTGGGAGGACAATGGGAAGTGAAGCAGCTCATGGGAACAGCACACGGGGCTCGGGAGACACAGGCTGAGACCCCAACACCACTGGGCAGGTGTTTGTGCTGCAGCGGGGGGATAGGAGGTTTACCTGCAGGCAGCCAATCTATGAAGTGGTCTATATATTATATCAGGCTGGAAGCTGAGGACGAGATCTCTGCCTGAGACTGAAATCTGCCCTGTCCCCACAAGATCAGTATTTATGAGTCAGACCCACATATGCCCGTCCCCCACTGCACCTACGCTCCTGCCCCTAACACTCCTTATATTCCACTTGGCTTTAGAGCAAGACCACTGTGTTCCAGGGAGCTCATATTATTAGAAAACAGGAATGGGGGTGACAGAAAATCCCCGTGCGATGCCAGATCCCGCCATGCGCAATAAAACAAAGAGACCCTGAACAATTGCATCACGCTGCTGCAACTGGAACTTTCATATTCGTAATTTAACATGTTATGACTCATTTAATTCATTAGATaccagaccccaactgagatcagtgaTTGAAGAGTAAGAGAAACAATCATTCCGGGGGGAGCACACctactaacccccccccccgccctgctccctccagcgagccctccagccctgctcctcacaGCCCAGACCCCCTACCAACTCCCTCGCCCCACTCCCTGTACCATGTTGCCCCCTATCTTTCCAGCCCCGTCACTGCAGCATGGCGCCCTCTAGCACTACGCAGGGGTGAGAACTGCCTCCAAGGGCCCAGCTGACATCTCTCAGCCCCGCTCCAGTTCCAACCCGGTCTCCATCTGGCTTCTAGGGACATCACCGTGTTCCTTGGAGCCCACAACCTCCGTCGGGATGAGGAGACCCAACAACGAGTCTCTGTGAAGCACAAGATCCCCCACCCTGGATACAACAAGATGAGCTTTGAGAATGACCTGATGCTGCTGCAGGTACCtgcccctcagcccccaccctggccccacccccatctcgGTGCGGGGCTGacccctctgctctccccccaTTGCAGCTGGTGGAGCCGGCGGAGCTGACTGATGCCGTGGGCACCATTCCGCTGCCGCAAGCTGGCCAAGCCGTGGAGTCAGGCGCTGTGTGTAGCGTGGCAGGATGGGGCAGGACCAGCCTCAATGCAACCACCAGTATCCTCCATGAGGTGGAGCTGGACGTGATGTCAGACGAGACCTGCCAAGAGGATGGGCTGCTCCAACGCTACTACAAGCCCTCGAGGTTGATGTGTGTGGGGGACCCTGCCAAGGACAAGGCCTCGTTCTCGGTAAACACCCAGTCCCTGGGGGGCTGCCGGGCTGGGAGCTTCTCCATGAGCCAAGGGAGTTAGGGGATCAGTTAGGGTGACATTCAACGGGCAACACTGAGACTGGGATCTGTCTATCTGTCCCCACACCCCATCTATACACAcccatctatccccatacatcccACCTATACACACCCATCTATCCATCTatcccatacaccccatctatcccagaggtgggcaaactacaccctgcaggccacatccagctcgtgggaccatcctgcccggcccccaagtTCCtggcttgggtggctagcccccggcccctcctccgctgtctcccctcccccgcagcctcagctcgctcactcCACTgttggcgcaatgctctgggcggtggggctgtgagctcctggggcagtgcagctgcagagcccggcctgacccggtgctctgtgcctAGTGGTGGCGGTGGCGGCATGGCCCGGCTCCAGATGGGTGGcgtggctgtagcaccgccagctaCCGGTGCTCCaagcagcgtggtaagggggcagggagcagggggggttgggtagagggcaggggagttcggggtagtggtcagggagtgggggtgtggatagtgttcggggtggttgggggggaatagggagttgaatgggggcaagggtcccggggggcagtcaggaaggaggcgGGGTTGGATTGggtagtggggggcagtcaggggcaagggttccaggagcagcagaggacagggagaaggggtggttggatgtggcagaggtcccgggggggggcgtCAGGAatgaggaggggttggatggggcagcggaagtctgggggcggtcaggggacagggagcaggggtgtgtggatggggcaaggctcccggggggccatcagggaacgggggggggtgtgtggattgggcgggagtcctggggggcagataggaggtgggggccaggccatgaccccctcccctaacctgctctccatacaatttaccaaacccgatgcggcccttaggccaaaaagtttgcctgcccctaatctatccccatacaccccgtctatctatctatctatctatctatctatctagggaCTGCGCTATGAACAGCTCAAAAAGGACAGGTGGATGCTGTGCTATGAGCTTCTATTCATCCTCTACCTCCTTTGATTTCTCAGGGTGACTCCGGGGGCCCCCTGGTGTGTAACGGGACGGCCCAGGGCATAGTCTCCTTCGGCAAGAAGAACAGGTCTCCCCCGAGGGTGTTCACCAGGGTCTCTGCATACGTCCCCTGGATCGAGAGAACAATGAGAGGTCTCAGCAGCCATGGGCCCCATGTTGAAAGGCCGGGGCCCCTACActgaagggggcagagttgggttTGTGTTTGTGGAAGGAGTCCCTCCCCAGAGCAGTGGTGGTGAGCCCAATGGGTGCTTGAATAAAACCCAGCTTCATACTCACCCTATGTAATAAAATCCTGTGTGAGACTTTTTGGGGGAGATTTGTCTTTCTGTATTGTGGTGCCCCCTAGGGCTGAGCGTCCTGCATTACCATCCTGGACACCTGGGTCTCGTTCCCAGCCTGCTCTCTCCTCTTAGGAGCTGTGGGACCCCCTGGAGGCAAACACCCTGCACGGCCACCAATGCCTGGGTCCTATCCCATGTCCCAGTTTCAGCCACTAGGGATGGGCATTCTGGGGCCCCCTAGAGATGAGCTCCTGCATTGCCATCCCAGACACCTGGGTCCCAGTCTCTGTACAACCTTTAAATTACACCATCCATACTGCCTCTCCTGCCTGACACCAATTTAAAAAGGCAGGACCCAATTTTATCTCCCTGCGtatctgctccccttcccccacacataAAGGTTCATAAAGGGCAGCACTGACTCGGCCTCAGCCACATGAACCTCAGGGCAAGCTGGGTGCCAGGTGTGATGAATGTGGGAATTTCGGTCATGTTTTATGTGGcctgttgtgcctcagtttcccctctgtgcttTGCATTGCTGGGCAAGGAGGTTAAAGGATTAAAAAGCTGCTTTTGGGATACAGCAGGagacaggaggtgctgggacaTGTCACCATATGAGAGTGGCATGAATGGGTCATTAACTGGCTGAACCCGACCCAAACCATTGGAGGAGTCAGAAAGCTGATGGGAATTCCACACAATCACCATGGGAATCGCCGGCAGGCCATGATGGGGGCTCAGCAGGAGGACAATGGCCTGGAGATAACAGGAGTCTGGGGTGAGAGCCAACCTCTACAGAGACACAGGGCCTCTCCCCTGGGACAGGTACAGAAACAAGGACAAGGACAAGGAGCAGAAATGGGGTGCACCCAGCCGGGCCAGATGGACATGTCTAAACCTGGGCTTCTCTGGGCTAAGCCGAGGACGTTCCCAGTCTGTGTTCAGTCCACGTAACCAGTAAACCCTGTTCGCTTTGGAAAAGGCAGCTGGGTGTCACTGCCAATCCAGGCTGaggtgcaggggtcccaggagagtgTAGACATCTCTGAGAAGGAGTCTCTCAGTTGGCATCACCGGGCAGAGCTCACGGGGTGCAACAGGGGGGCTGAAGTCCAGGGGCTCAGTCTCAGAGGTTGTGACGCcacatgctccccccccccccccccccccccccccgccccgacctCCCGTAGGCAGAGTGGGACCCCTGGGAGCTGGCACACATCTGAAAAGCCAGGGTGCAGCTGAGATCCTGTCGGGGTGGAGAGGAAATAATGTGTCAGTGCGGAGATGCACAGGCCGATGGTGGTAGCCTCAGAGAGGGAGGCAGAGCCCCCAGGAGGGGGAAGCATGGCAACAAAGGCAAGTGCTGGGCTGCAGTTGTGCACGGCCGCCACAGGGTGCAGAGCCCCAGATGTGCACAGGTCTAggaatcaatgggccagatcctgaactggAATCGGTGAGGCCAgaccccagctggtgtcaatgggacATAGCTCCATTGTGGTCAATGGGGTCAGCTCCCATCTGGGGTTAATGGGGCATAGCAGTGGAATAACCTGCAGTGTAACTGTCAGTGGTTaggggtctcccctcccaagcGGTGGGAGAACCCCACAGTGTTTGTTACACGGCCGGAGACAGACTCTGTTTAACAGGAATTGCCCTGAAGACAGAGAAGGAAACACTGTGAGGGTCAAAAGGTTTCTATCATGTCAATCCTGAGCAGTTCCTAGAGCCGGAGAGGTGACAGTCAGAAGGAAGCATCAGACCATCTCCTCTGCCCTCCCGTACTGCATGGGCCAGAGCTTCTAGCCTCGGGAATCTGAATGAGTTTGTCTGGGAACTGGCCATTCAAATCTCTCCGTTGGCTGGGTCTGGATCAGGCTCGGAGACGCTGCTGCCAAGGGCTGGGCtgaattctccatccctgacGACATGTGACTCAAGCCGGGACGTTTCtctaacagctctgctctagTTCGAGCCGGGATTCGTGCTAGGGCCGGGGCTACGCAGGGGTCAGACGGGAGGAGCACCGTGATCCCTTTTGGACTTGGAATGGAGGAGTCTATTGAAGGAATTTTATTGCAGCAGGTCGGAGTGGAGGGACCCAGGGCATCCACGGGCAGCTCTGGGAATCTCTCTCATGCCTCTGGCTCAGACAAATCTGGCCAGACAGGGATCAGCAACATGGCATCTCCCGCTACTGGGGAGAGCTGGCCAGCACTGCCCTGTTACCAGACAGAGAGAGCCAGATGGAGGGGAGTGTGGAGTCACACAGATCGATTGGATCTGTATCTGCTCCACAACTATTGGATTTGGGTGTCAGGGTGGGTCTGGGTGTAATTCCAGCCCTATAGTTGCtatagccccaccccctgcaaccAGAGACCTTCCCTGCCCTGGAGGATCCAGTGACTGCCCCATATGACAAGGGTCAGGAGGGAACTCAGTGCTGGAGATGTTTGTATCAGATCTGTACTGATTCTGGGGGATACAAGACAGGAAGTGAAATTAACAAGCTCTGCGATGGAGGGACTGCAGGGCCGCAGGCCCTGGGAGTGCCTGACTGAGTTGCTGTGAGCTGTGGCAAAGCAGTGTGGTGTAGTAGCAAGACCACAGGCCTCCGCttcaggatacctgggttctgttctgttcccagctctgctgctgggtgaccttggacaagtcatggcctctctccatgcctcagtttccccatctggggcTAATGATCCCAACcgcctttgtaaagcgctttgagatctgctcACAGGAAGAGCtacaggcccagatccacaaaggcatttaggctcctggtgatttcaatgggtgttaggcaTCCAAACCCCTCTGAGGTTCCAGGCATAAATTATTTAGCTCTAATTTTGTTTATGGCTCAACCCAGGTTCCCTGAATCCTGCCCCATtatcctcccccagccctggatcGAGAGACCAGTACTGGAAAAGGGAGAGCGAATTGTTCAAACAagactatttttttatttttttttaaatagattttttccccttaattgcCATTGGTCATTCAAACAAATGTCCATTTTCAATATCTTCCAAATAGTTGGAAATACACAATTCTTTCTTTTGTCCCAATGTATCTCAGCAATGCTTTCCAGGTTCCCTTCCTTTGGGTTTTTCCAACCTTCATTCAGtatcacaataataataaataattaaatatttgtgggatgggagagggaaaaagaaaagaaaataaaatactgaaaataaataaaagttgggTCCAGCTcaaaatgcacaaaacaaaacattcaaaatttcaattttttcacaCAACCATGTCAGTGTCCTATTGTCATGTGCTGTTTAATTCGGCTAGCCATGCTTCCTGGTGATAGGTTGGCCATCAGAACTGCAAAGCACCGTTCCTGCTCTCTGGTTTGATGAAAGAAGGTTTTTAAGACACCAATGACATACTGCAGCTAGGAATTTTGATGGTAGAAAACCCTTGAAGGCTGCAATAGATATAAAAATGATCAGCATTTGTAGAGGGCGTATACAATTCAACAATGAAAATTGTACCCTTACTGCAGAATCCCCTAGGCTGATGGTAAAACTCTGTGCACACGTGGGGATTCTAATGAATCAGGAGGAAAGGTTGTCACCGAATATTGTTCTGAGGTAATGAAGCATGTGACTTGGACAGATATAATACAGAGAGACCTGGGGACAgaagagcgacagacagagagtAAAAAGCCAGGCAGACATAACCTGGAAGCAAAGGAATATGGCCCTGAGAAACAGGTAAGAGAAGTAGCTTTTTGGGCACAGAGTCTTTTCTGGAGAGGCAGGCTTGGGACAGTGAACAGAGAAGCTGTCTGCTGCTGTTTGATTCtgactgtgttcagggaaacaggacttgtaAATAAACCAGATTTCATCAAGTAAATACCAGGCCCTATTGTGAATTTTCGCTTTGAACCAGAGCACCCGCAGAGCCCCAAACATTGACTAGCCGCTTGGAGTGACAATAAAATAGAACAAAATTTCAAACATCGAAGAGGCATTTGTAGCCAGAAAAGGATTTCAGGACTGAGCCATTCGTAGCATTTCTttaacagtgaaaaaaaaatccctctaatATAAACCACCTCAGGAGTTACACACAGGCACAGAACCCAGTATGGCTAAATTCACCCTTTAAAAGGGAGCGTCACCTTTAACTCAGTTTCTGCAGAGTTTCGTTGATCCAGGGAATGAATTTGGAGATTCTCGTGTATATAGTGGGGGGTCGCCCATCCGGATCTCCATTGGAGACGATGCCCTGGACAATCCCATTGCACACCAGGGGCCCGCCGGAATCGCCCTGACAATAAGAAGCATAACATCAGTGACTGACATTACCCAGCCCGGCCTGTCCTCTGGAGATCTCAGATTGCATGTGGGACAGGTGTTCTCTGCAGTTGAAGGCCCAGGCCTGGTCAAAAAACAGAACTGGCCTAGAAATGGGTGGGCAGAGAGAGAAACCTAGAGTTGGGCAGAATGATATACCTGTGGAAAAGGCAGTTTCCacaacactgaaattttccataatttttttttttccctgagaattttccatttttgcatcaggaaaattgaaattaaatatttcttttcaagcCAGTTCCACCCaaatcagaatattccatagttAGGAATCAGTTCAACAAAATGTTAAACTGCTTTTTCCTATCCATGCAATGGCTTATGGGTATAGTAGTTCAGGTCTTCATTCTCTCCTAAGGGCTTCGTTACATGGAGGacttttttattcatagattcatagattataggactggaagggacctcgagaggtcatcgagtccagtcccctgcccgcatggcaggaccaaatactgcctagaccatctctaatagacatttatctaacctactcttaaatatctccagagacggagattccaccacctccctaggcaatttgttccagtgtttaaccaccctgacagttaggaactttttcctaatgtccaatctatacctcccttgctgcagtttaaacccattgtttctggttctatccttagaggctaaggtgaacaagttctctccctcctccttatgacacccttttatactTCATCTCCCATAATGAAATTCGGATTTGCTTCTGACTGAGCTGTTTGGGGCAGCATGGAATCACATGACTCAGTACATTGTGGGAGATGTGGTCCAGGCAAAAGCTACTTAAGGGAAAATAGAGGCCTGAATTAAGCTTCCAGAAGGCAATGCACTGATAAGGAACTGCAGCTTAATGTTGAACTGgcttgaaatgaagcattttgagtgAGCTCAACAACCAAAATTCTAGATtaatagaaatgtcaggctgaaAGGAACCTTGAGACGTCGTCTAGTACAATCCTCTGCATGGAGGccggaccaaataaacctagaccatccctgacgggtgtttgtccaacctggtcttaaaaacctcaacCTCCCCAGTTAACCTGTTCGAGAGCTTAAGGACCCtcagagttagaaagtttttccttatatccaacatgaatctcccttgctgcagattaagcccattagttcttatcccaccttcagtggacatggggaaCATTTGCTAACTGTCCTCTTGATagcagcccttaatatatttgaaaatggttatcatgtcccctctccagcctcTTCTTCTCTAGCCTAAATATgctcaattctttcagcctttcctcctaggtcagctGTTCTAAACCTCTGATCATTTATTTGTTCTTGTTtatctcctctggactctctccagtttgttcacacaGAAGGAAAAGTTTCAATCTGTTCACATTTCAGCATGttccattttgattaaaaatgttgcaatgaaacatttcaaaatttctgagTCAACCCTgtttttggaatttccattctgccaAAAATGTTGACATCTCAACttttcttcaaaaacaaagaTTGAAATGTTGCCAATTCCCGTGATATGGGAACACCGACTCTCCCTCAACTccaattccttcctggccccatAGACGTCAACAGCAAAGCTCCCATCCACATctattgggccaggatttcacccaggatcCTGTCTGTTGGGTAGCCTCAGGGTTGAGTTCACCAGTAGATCCTCCATTGATAGTGAAGAGTAGAAAGGGTCAGAACATGTGGTGATGCAGGGGCGTGGGTGTTCCCCGTTTTCATCTACATTGTTCCTGGAACATTTTACTAAAAAATCGAAGCCCAACAATTTCTAgttatggtgcatcatgggagttgtatttCAGGTGCCTCATGCCCTTATGGGAACACAGGACTGGACAGGCCCTACTGAGTCATGGAGTCAAGTCCTCACTATCCCAGACAGCCCCATTGTCCCATCTcatccataaacgtatcaagttCCATTGGCATTCTGGTTAGGCTGTTCCCCCCGAAATGCTCCTGTTGGAGGTTGTTCCAGAACCTTCcccttctgatggttagaaactttcttctCATCTCCAGTCTCCATTGATCCCGACCCCtgatttgtcctttagcttcaatgGTCATCTCGC encodes:
- the LOC117885533 gene encoding LOW QUALITY PROTEIN: tryptase gamma-like (The sequence of the model RefSeq protein was modified relative to this genomic sequence to represent the inferred CDS: inserted 5 bases in 3 codons), yielding MMQLLILVLLPVAFLLPPGSQAGEFGIIGGWEAKPYSRPYMAYLKIQRKGKTSICGGFLVSENFVLMAAHCNGDEISVMLEAHNIREQEQSQQKISVCHRIPHPQYNKETTNNDIMLLQLAERAKLNRWVDTIALPRTSEKVEAGAMCSVAGWGGTSTDCELTPAMLEEVDVVXDATCARNPNGPYRAYNTSSMMCVGDPKTGKDSWKGDSGGPLVCGENSXQGIVSWGPPTPPGVYTKXSTFIPWIQATMRRLAWMALMMQILILVLLLMAFLLSPRAEAGEMIRGWETQPHSRPYMAFLNIQCRNRRSRCGGFLVAKNFVLTAAHCNGEDITVFLGAHNLRRDEETQQRVSVKHKIPHPGYNKMSFENDLMLLQLVEPAELTDAVGTIPLPQAGQAVESGAVCSVAGWGRTSLNATTSILHEVELDVMSDETCQEDGLLQRYYKPSRLMCVGDPAKDKASFSGDSGGPLVCNGTAQGIVSFGKKNRSPPRVFTRVSAYVPWIERTMRGLSSHGPHVERPGPLH